A genomic region of Arachis hypogaea cultivar Tifrunner chromosome 5, arahy.Tifrunner.gnm2.J5K5, whole genome shotgun sequence contains the following coding sequences:
- the LOC112801248 gene encoding 2-hydroxyisoflavanone dehydratase, which produces MASIEGTNSMKQIVLQIPTFLNVYNDGSTERLGNMPRAPPCLNDPETGVSSKDIVFSINPLLSARLYLPKLNANDQKLPILVYFHGGAFCRESAFSEHHHEYCNIVASQANVLIVSVEHRKAPEHYLPAAYEDCWAGLKWAATHANATQNSHIISEPWLIDHGDFSKIFIGGDSSGGNIVHNVAMRAGVEPLPNGVKIIGAYMNHPYFCGSKPVGSEPIEGFEKSLPYMAWGIVYPDAPGGIDNPMVNPMAPGAPSLATLGCSKMFISVAGDDVSFRDRTVLYYEAVRASGWKGQVQLFEEKGEQHVYYMFHPHTDKGKRLIKHVTDFLKQ; this is translated from the coding sequence ATGGCATCCATAGAAGGCACCAACAGCATGAAGCAAATAGTTTTACAAATCCCAACGTTCCTAAATGTCTACAACGATGGTAGCACAGAACGCCTTGGAAACATGCCGAGGGCTCCACCATGTCTCAATGACCCTGAAACCGGTGTCTCCTCCAAAGACATTGTCTTCTCCATTAACCCCCTCCTCTCTGCTCGACTCTACCTTCCCAAACTGAACGCCAATGATCAGAAACTCCCCATCTTGGTCTACTTTCACGGCGGCGCCTTCTGCCGTGAATCAGCCTTTTCAGAACATCACCATGAATATTGCAACATCGTAGCATCCCAAGCAAATGTTTTGATTGTCTCCGTGGAACACAGAAAGGCCCCAGAGCATTATCTCCCTGCAGCGTACGAGGATTGCTGGGCTGGTCTCAAATGGGCTGCAACTCATGCCAATGCCACCCAAAACAGCCACATTATCAGTGAACCATGGCTCATCGACCACGGGGATTTCAGCAAGATCTTCATAGGGGGTGATAGCAGCGGTGGAAACATTGTCCACAACGTTGCCATGCGTGCCGGTGTTGAGCCTTTACCTAACGGTGTCAAAATCATTGGTGCATATATGAACCACCCTTACTTTTGTGGTTCGAAGCCAGTTGGGTCGGAACCGATTGAAGGGTTCGAGAAAAGCTTGCCGTATATGGCATGGGGTATTGTGTACCCTGATGCTCCTGGTGGGATCGATAACCCCATGGTGAATCCAATGGCTCCTGGGGCACCCAGCTTGGCTACCCTTGGTTGCTCCAAGATGTTCATTTCGGTTGCCGGCGATGATGTATCGTTTAGGGATAGAACTGTTTTGTATTACGAGGCCGTCAGGGCCAGTGGCTGGAAAGGGCAAGTGCAATTGTTCGAAGAGAAAGGAGAGCAACATGTTTATTACATGTTCCATCCCCACACTGACAAAGGCAAGAGATTGATCAAGCATGTTACTGATTTTCTTAAACAATGA
- the LOC112803457 gene encoding protein MAIN-LIKE 1-like: protein MAEDRRSMYRLNSVAHVAGSIGDEPTRYIYSVRRQQNMPMHDRIIPYLERVGLYHLARLNSHWFWLDEPLVSAIVERWRPETHTFHMPFGECTVTLQDVAFQLGLPVDGEAVSGCLGEFDTYIEGGRPAWEWFQDLFGELPPPNKVKQMTVHFTWFHERFSVLPPDANEETVRIYARAYIMMLLSTQLFGDKSANRVHIRWLPFVANLDEMGRYSWGSAALAWLYRFATELDILAFSLVEAVRV from the exons ATGGCAGAAGACAGAAGGAGCATGTACCGACTGAACAGTGTTGCGCATGTTGCCGGTTCCATTGGTGACGAG CCCACTAGGTATATATACAGTGTGAGACGGCAACAGAATATGCCCATGCATGATAGGATCATCCCGTATTTAGAGAGGGTTGGATTGTACCATTTGGCCAGACTAAACAGCCATTGGTTCTGGTTGGATGAGCCATTGGTTAGTGCGATCGttgagaggtggcgtcctgagacgcaCACGTTCCACATGCCTTTTGGAGAGTGCACAGTGACATTGCAGGACGTGGCTTTTCAGCTTGGGTTGCCTGTCGATGGGGAGGCTGTGAGTGGTTGCCTTGGTGAGTTTGATACATATATTGAGGGTGGTCGACCAGCCTGGGAGTGGTTTCAAGACCTATTCGGTGAGCTGCCACCACCGAATAAGGTCAAGCAGATGACGGTCCACTTTACATGGTTCCACGAGAGGTTTAGTGTGCTACCACCAGATGCGAACGAGGAGACAGTTCGCATCTACGCACGTGCCTACATCATGATGCTTTTATCTACTCAGTTATTTGGGGACAAGAGTGCGAACCGGGTACATATACGGTGGTTGCCATTTGTGGCGAACCTTGATGAGATGGGGCGATATAGCTGGGGTTCGGCTGCGTTGGCTTGGTTGTACCGAT TTGCTACAGAGTTGGATATTCTGGCGTTTTCCCTCGTTGAGGCCGTCCGGGTTTGA
- the LOC112801249 gene encoding 2-hydroxyisoflavanone dehydratase, which produces MASKEIEKEIPTYITLYKDGTVDRPRQTPYAAPSLDGTPHVSSKDIIISQNPSISARLYLPKPLPQTHKLPILVYFHGGGFFFESAFSELYHNYFNTFVSRLPVIVVSVEYRLAPEHYLPAAYDDCFAALQWVASHSSNNTTEPWLIDYGDFSRIFIGGDSAGGNIVHNVAMRAGSEALEEGGNVNLLGAIYVHPYFYSSEAIGSESVSEHEKSLGYIVWDFVYPNAPGGINNPMVNPFAPGAPSLASLGCSKILVCLAGNDSIRDRGIWFFEGLNKSGWKGKSELFEEAGEDHVYHIFHPETEKAKKITDRMASFILH; this is translated from the coding sequence ATGGCTTCGAAGGAGATTGAGAAGGAGATCCCAACATACATCACTCTGTACAAAGACGGAACAGTAGATCGGCCACGACAAACCCCATACGCGGCACCCTCTCTTGATGGAACTCCTCATGTCTCATCCAAAGACATAATCATCTCACAAAATCCATCCATCTCTGCACGTCTCTACCTTCCAAAACCCCTTCCTCAAACCCACAAACTCCCAATCTTGGTCTACTTCCATGGCGGTGGCTTCTTCTTCGAATCCGCCTTCTCTGAACTCTACCACAACTACTTCAACACCTTCGTCTCTCGACTCCCCGTGATAGTTGTTTCCGTCGAGTACAGACTCGCCCCGGAGCACTATCTCCCCGCCGCTTACGATGATTGCTTCGCCGCTCTTCAATGGGTCGCTTCTCACTCCTCCAATAACACTACCGAGCCATGGTTGATCGATTACGGTGACTTCTCCAGAATCTTCATAGGCGGCGACAGTGCTGGTGGCAACATCGTGCATAACGTGGCCATGCGAGCTGGTTCTGAAGCTCTAGAAGAGGGTGGCAATGTGAATCTTCTAGGCGCTATTTATGTGCACCCTTACTTCTACAGTTCAGAGGCAATTGGATCTGAGTCTGTGAGCGAGCATGAAAAGAGTTTGGGTTATATTGTTTGGGATTTTGTTTACCCGAATGCGCCAGGTGGAATCAACAACCCTATGGTGAATCCCTTTGCTCCTGGGGCTCCCAGCTTGGCTAGCCTTGGGTGTTCTAAGATACTAGTGTGTCTCGCTGGCAATGATTCCATAAGGGACAGAGGGATTTGGTTCTTTGAGGGTCTCAACAAGAGTGGGTGGAAAGGTAAATCCGAGCTCTTTGAAGAGGCAGGCGAGGACCATGTTTATCACATCTTCCATCCTGAAACTGAGAAAGCCAAGAAAATCACAGATCGCATGGCTTCTTTTATTTTACATTGA